The segment CGAAGCTTGGGAACTACTCGAACAAACCCCCCCTGACTTAGTAATTTCCGATATTATGATGCCTCAAGTCGATGGCTATCAATTTCTCAAACGCCTACGGGAAGATCCTCGCTACACCAGCCTTCCCGTGATCTTCCTAACTGCAAGGGGAATGACCTCCGATCGCATTCAGGGATACGAAGCAGGGTGCGATGCCTATTTGTCCAAACCCTTTGAACCAGACGAATTGGTGGCAATGGTCAAAAATCTGTTAGCGCGGCGGAGTGCCGCTTCTGAGGCGGGTGGAGAGCGTTCTCAGTTGGAAGCGATCGCGCGGGAAATCGAGGCAATTCGCAAAACCCTAGACCAACGATCTGGAATTACCCAAACCCCTTCTCCCATCGCAATCGATCTCACGCCACGGGAACAAAGCGTTCTGGATTTAGTTGCCAAAGGATTGATGAATAAAGAAATTGCCAGTCAATTGGAAACCAGCGTTCGCAATGTAGAAAAATACGTCAGCCGTTTATTTAGTAAAACCGGAACCAAT is part of the Lusitaniella coriacea LEGE 07157 genome and harbors:
- a CDS encoding response regulator transcription factor, which gives rise to MAETPKLLLVDDEPGLREAVQAYLENDGEFSVQAAGSANEAWELLEQTPPDLVISDIMMPQVDGYQFLKRLREDPRYTSLPVIFLTARGMTSDRIQGYEAGCDAYLSKPFEPDELVAMVKNLLARRSAASEAGGERSQLEAIAREIEAIRKTLDQRSGITQTPSPIAIDLTPREQSVLDLVAKGLMNKEIASQLETSVRNVEKYVSRLFSKTGTNSRTELVRFALEHGLTQ